Genomic window (Oncorhynchus masou masou isolate Uvic2021 chromosome 9, UVic_Omas_1.1, whole genome shotgun sequence):
GCTCTGAGCTCTGGGTTGCCAGGGTGGAGTCCATACTTGACTCTACTCCCGCCCCGGCCCCCATCCCTGTCCCCCTGCTCCCACCTTGCTTGTGCCTCTCCCAGGCAGAGCTCAGCTTCACAGCCAGGGCCAGCAGGTTCTTCCCCAGAAACACTGTCGAGACCCGGGGGTCCCTGTACCACAGCATGCCTGTGCCCCTGAGGGCCATTGTGAACACGTTGATGGTGACCAGACTAAGCCAGGGGTACAGGGCCTCCTTACGGGGCCCCCTCTGTCCCGGCAGGGCTGCGGCCCCCAGCTCTGTGAGGGCCACgcagggcagcagcagcagcagggcgTAGCAATAGAAGAACACCAGGCCTTCGGCCCACAGGGGCACCCCCAGGTCAGTGGCCCCTGTGTGGGCTTCCCACAGCCCTGCCTGCAGGTCCAGAACATCCAGTAGGTCCACCACCACCCAGAGCAGCCTCCCCCGCACTTCCTGTTTCCTCCGCAGGGGCGTCATGTTGTCAGCCCCAGTCAGGATGAGGAACAGGGAGGGCAGGCAGACTGACAGCAGCAAGGTGAGCGTCTTCCTGGCCAGGGGGTCGGGCGGTCGGCGTTCCATCCGGTAGTTCTGGCAGACGAAGAAGAGTTTgagctggagcagggacaggaagaGGAACCAGAGTGCGTTGGCAAAGCCTCGGCGAGGCGAGTGTGCTTCAGACACCACTCCCGCCGACACGAAACGCAGAGCCAGCAGGAAGCCCAGGTCACCTAGCAACACAGCGGCGCACGGCCACACGCCGGGCCCGGCCTTGCCACGGGctcccagcatgctctgctccaGCAGGTAGAGGTCGACCACTGCCATGGTGCTCACCGTGACCAGGGTTGATACGCACACCTGGGGCGTAGGCACCATGcctgggagaggaacacagaaacaTGACAAAGCTGAGAGAAGGGAAATAATACAAAATAGAGGAACTGTTTTGTTCCCGTCTAGACTCTGACCTCATTAATTTGCCAAAGTGAATTTCCCTTGCATGATAGACAAAAGCTTTCTTCACGACTCTTGTCTACTTAAGTGATGTTAGTCATTCTTTTTTGCTTGTTGCTATGGATAAAGATAATTTTGATGCCAGTTCAGCAGTGAGCTTTGGGTCAAAGACCGTTCTTCCCTGGTCATACATCATGAGGAGGGGTGTTAGTTCTCACTCCTCTGCAGCTTTTTAATTTAAATGGGTCTCTTCGGCGATGAAAGTTTCAACCCCTCCTGGCGCCTTGGCTAAAACTCTTGAATATGACACAGGTTTCCTTCCATGGTGTTTTGCTTGGGTGGTCTTACCTTATTCATTATTAATTAATTGTGTTAAAGTGCAGTTAATCTTTTTTTTTCTCCTTCCTGTTTACTCGGCCTGTTTGATTCTCTTCGTTGCTGCCTGCCGCAGTCTTAAATTGGCAGAAAATTGCCTTCTCATTTGGGCTGAATATTAACAACGTCTCTTATTAATATTTGTTCTGAGATGTTTTTGACGGTAATTGCTTGTGTGTTCATgaacacacgtgtgtgtgtgtctgtgtgtgtgtgtgtgtgtaagccatTCTAATTGGCTAATTTTGTGCCATATTTCAGCAGTGAACAGTATAAAACCTCAGTATTGATTGGGAGTGTGAAATTATCAGACTTTACGGTGAAATCAAACACTCCTCTCCTTATCGTATTGAGGAGCCAGGAGAGCTGAGGAGGGTTGTCGGCCATCTGACTAGCACTGTCGGGTGTCAACACTGCCATGAGATCTGGCATTTTAATATGAAATCATTACCACCTCAGATATCCCATAATGGCAACATTTGAGTGTGTGATCGAGCGAAACGATTGTGGGCTCCGCGGCCATAAGGGAACAAATGAACAGCGCTAATAACGTGTGTTTATGTCTGCTTCTGACTGACGACGGGCATCAATCTTTTCAATGCACCGCTCATCTGAGCCCTGTCATCCACTGAGTGAGAGGGACTGTCAAAGGGTCTGCAGGAGAGACTTGTGAGAGGGGATTGAAAGTAAGATATATGCTCTTGG
Coding sequences:
- the LOC135545193 gene encoding transmembrane protein 121-like, which encodes MVPTPQVCVSTLVTVSTMAVVDLYLLEQSMLGARGKAGPGVWPCAAVLLGDLGFLLALRFVSAGVVSEAHSPRRGFANALWFLFLSLLQLKLFFVCQNYRMERRPPDPLARKTLTLLLSVCLPSLFLILTGADNMTPLRRKQEVRGRLLWVVVDLLDVLDLQAGLWEAHTGATDLGVPLWAEGLVFFYCYALLLLLPCVALTELGAAALPGQRGPRKEALYPWLSLVTINVFTMALRGTGMLWYRDPRVSTVFLGKNLLALAVKLSSAWERHKQGGSRGTGMGAGAGVESSMDSTLATQSSEQTEVQAQGKTTPRPPSRNHTMSRSHSHSVSHISLDPTETSLGPSFISHEL